The DNA window GCATCCCCTGCCACACGGACTTTGACAGACGATACTGACGCTCCAGTCCATCAAGAAACAGCTCGGCCGCCGGCAGGAGAGCATTTTTCGCAGGCTCGATCACCGCATAGTCGACGGACAATGCCGGATCCGCGATCGGGTGCAGCGAGCGCACCGTCCCGTCGATGTCGTTGATGCAGATCGTTTCCGGCAGGATGGTCATGAAATCCGAATTGGCGACAAATTCGAGCGTCGCGATCATGGCGTCCATGTCGACCAGCGCCGAAAGAGCAACGCCGTGCAATTCCGCATAGCTGTCGAAGGCGTCGCGGCGGGCATTGCCGCGCGCCGGCAGGACCAGCTTCATCGGACTGAGGTCACGCAGTCGAACCGGCGACAGATGCGGCGGGCCATCGCCCGCACGGCGCACCAGAAGCTCACGGTCGGTGCCGAGCCAGCGCGTGCGCAAACCCTCGCGCTGGGGAGCGCTTGGCACAATGGCGAAATCGAGGTTTCCCGCCGCCACCTCGTCCGTCAGGACGGCGCTATACGCCTCGACGACGGAAACCTTCACGTTGGGATAATCGGCGATGAACGCCGCCAGTGCGGGTGCCAGAACGCCCCGGCTGAAGGTCGGCATCAGCCCGATCCGGACAGTCCCGCCGACACCTTCCGACAATGTTCGGATTTCGACCGAGATCTCGTCGAGGTTTCGCATGATGTCGATGGCCCTGACATAGAGCCTCTGCCCGGAATGGGTCGGGACGACACCGCGCGGCGAACGATCGAACAGACGCAGGCCGATCTGTTCCTCGAGATTCTGGATCTGCATGGAAAGGCCCGACTGCGTGGCATTGAGGCGTCGCGCCGCCGCGGAAAAGGAGCCTTCCTCGTAGACACCGATGAAGGCGGCAAGCTGTCTGAGGTTCAACACGGTATCAGCCCATATGATAGGTCCATCGCCTTTCTAGGATTATCAGCTGATACCCAGGGTCGACTAGGCTTTCTCCCGTCCATGGAAGAAGGGGGAACCGCCTCAGATGAACGCTTCCGATCCGACCGTTGCCTTTCTCCCGTCCATCGACACCACGCACTTTCGCCAGGCTCTCGGGTGCTTCGTCACGGGCGTTACCGTCATGACGGCTCGCGCCGCCGATGGTCGCCTCGCCGGATGACGATTGACAAGGCGCGGTCCTTGAATGATATTTATCGAACGATCAACAAGGACGAGCCGACGTCAAGTCCGGCCATGTCCAATCCGGGAGGAACGACCATATCCCGTCCACCCATCATCGACGAGACGACGCTGAACCCCGTGCAGAGGCGTGTCTATGACGCCATTCTGTCGGGGCC is part of the Hartmannibacter diazotrophicus genome and encodes:
- a CDS encoding LysR family transcriptional regulator; its protein translation is MNLRQLAAFIGVYEEGSFSAAARRLNATQSGLSMQIQNLEEQIGLRLFDRSPRGVVPTHSGQRLYVRAIDIMRNLDEISVEIRTLSEGVGGTVRIGLMPTFSRGVLAPALAAFIADYPNVKVSVVEAYSAVLTDEVAAGNLDFAIVPSAPQREGLRTRWLGTDRELLVRRAGDGPPHLSPVRLRDLSPMKLVLPARGNARRDAFDSYAELHGVALSALVDMDAMIATLEFVANSDFMTILPETICINDIDGTVRSLHPIADPALSVDYAVIEPAKNALLPAAELFLDGLERQYRLSKSVWQGMPVSSHHEN